The Gasterosteus aculeatus chromosome 18, fGasAcu3.hap1.1, whole genome shotgun sequence genome segment ACGGCCTGCACGCGTTCCCACACAAAGTGCAGCTTCCACCACCAGTGGTGCTTGGTCTGCGTGATGAAGGCCTCCCTGTAGTGCCCGTAGGCGTCCGGGTGCGCCGCGTTCAGGCACCGCGTCTTCAGAGCGTTGTCCTTGGACATGTCCCGGGGGCAGTCCCGGGGGTCCTTCCCGGGGAACTCGGCGGGATACAGCTGTGTGCTGAAGGGGAAATAGATTTGCAGCACTCTGCAGAAAGTCACCCCCTGCACAATGGCGTCGATTTCCTCTGAGAAGTGGTCATGgctgaagatgaggaggaagccGTGGACCTCGGCGGCCTTCTCCAGCGACGCGACGAGCAGCCGGAGGTACTGCGGCCTGTTGTGGACCTGCACGACCAGCACCAGCCGAGGCTCCCCGGGGAACTTGTCCGCGTTCAACACGCTCTGCCGGTAGTTGGCGTTGTAGACGGACCTGCTGAGCGCGGCGAGCGAACCGAAGTCGAACCTCTGCGGCGGCCGATCGATCGGAACCTCGTCGGGGACGAGCAGCACGCGGGTCGTCACCAGCAGCGTCACCAGCACGAAGGAGACGCCGAGCAGCGCGAGCAGGCTGCGCTTCTGCAGCCGGAGCCTCATCGTCGCGCTGCGCCGGACTACCGCGCGGCTTCCATCGGGAACGCGTCCGGGGCTCGTCGGAGACTCGCGACTCGCCGAAAGTGCGTCCCGCTGGAGGCCGAAGACGGGCAGGAGAAAGCCGAGGCGTCGCCGGAGAGGAAGCGGGCTGCGGCTGACTCACCCGGACGGCGAGAGGCGGCGACGCGCTCCTCACACccggaagaggaggaggacgcggcggcggcggcggcggcacatGTCGGCTCGACTTCTGGACTGCTGACGTGTACAAGCCGGCCCGACGGCCCCCGACGGCCCCCGACGCGAGGGGGCGGCGCGCTGAGGAGAGACGCTCCTAAAGGCACTTTGCGTGACCACCACGTGACGTCATCCAACGCAGAGACAAATGCGCGTGAAGTCACAGGTGCAGGTTTCCTGTTTAGTcccccaaacaacaacaacaacaacaacaacaacaaggcgcCCCAGCAGGAGCGAAACTGGACTACGGGACTGAAAACACGAAGGTCCTGCTGGTCCAGGTAGAGCCGGATGTTCTGGTGTGGCGGCGTCACGCACAGTGAGCTTAAACGGGACAGTGTAGGAGAACAAACGTCCCTATAATGAACAAACCACGCTGCTTTGGTGTGTCAATCATTCTGTAATGTCAAATAAAGTTTGATTGAATAGATCTGACTTCTACTTAGATGGTATGTTGGGTGGTTCATTATTTTATCTGGTGGTATCAGTTCATATTACGATTAGtataaaaggagaaaataacCTTAAAAAATAAGCTTTTCCCAGTTTGCAATGAACGCTTATGATCATTTCCAATATTACACTAAAGGAATCTCCCATAGCAACAGATGACCGTCTGTTTTTAATGATGATGCTACAATTCAGTTCGctttcaaattcattttgtgGTAGCTTGATCAAAAAATACTCCATTTCTCCTTGATACATGTTGTTTCCCATCATAATTAGTCAATATCAATCATTTTAGATGAGTAGAAGTTGACATTATAGTGCGTATAAATGTGTCAACATGCATATTCTCTTTTAACCAAAAATGAACGATTGAG includes the following:
- the si:ch73-91k6.2 gene encoding alpha-1,6-mannosyl-glycoprotein 2-beta-N-acetylglucosaminyltransferase, encoding MRLRLQKRSLLALLGVSFVLVTLLVTTRVLLVPDEVPIDRPPQRFDFGSLAALSRSVYNANYRQSVLNADKFPGEPRLVLVVQVHNRPQYLRLLVASLEKAAEVHGFLLIFSHDHFSEEIDAIVQGVTFCRVLQIYFPFSTQLYPAEFPGKDPRDCPRDMSKDNALKTRCLNAAHPDAYGHYREAFITQTKHHWWWKLHFVWERVQAVQGYGGFVIFLEEDNYVLPDLFHYYKSMIEFRKGGCPDCDMLALGNHDALTDFTTLSNKVSTTGWMSTKHNLGMAISREVYYKLMGCNSEYCTYDDYNWDWTLQHLSGTCISKPVKVLAAQASRVLHTGDCGLHQKEDCRPEWASRKVEEALLAAKDGLFPPSLVLKGAEAAEHKAHVKNGGWGDVRDHVLCKNYAKVL